TCGAGGGCGTGGGAAAGGGAAACCCCCTCGAGAAATTTCTGGAGAAGCGAGGGGAGGGCATTCACCATATCTGCCTCGAGGTCGCGAATCTGGACGAAAGCATGAAACAGCTCCGGGAGGCCGGGGTTCCCCTGCTCGATGATGCTCCCCGGCCCGGGGCAGATGGCACCCGGGTGGCCTTCATTCATCCCAAGGGGGCCCACGGCATCCTGATCGAACTGGTCGAAGTACCAGGTTCTGGCCAGTCGCTGAACCCTGAACCCTGAACCCCCAAGGGAGCCCCATGCAACCCCGTTTGAAACGGGACTTGCCCGTAGGGAGAGCGCACATTTTGCTTGACAGCGGGGGCAGGGGGGTGATAAATACCTTTTGCTTATTTTTCCTGACTTTAAACTCACGTTTCCAGGAGGGAAAGTATCGGGAGAAGACCTACGCCGACGAAGGGTGGGCCGGTCAGGCGCAATTCGAGTTACGGACTTATGAAATTCTTTTTTCTTCCCTCTGATGGTCCCTGTCAGAGGGAGAGTGATTCGTGTCGTCGGGACCGACTGAGAGGCTCCCCAAAAACTCCCTTCCTGTTGTCACTCCCGTTGATCGGCGTAATCGAGCAGGAGTACCGGTGAAGGCGACCTCGCTAGTGATGTCGGTGCTACTCCTGGGGCTCACAGGGACAGGTGTGCACGCTGAACCCGCATCCTCGGTGAGCAGTGCGGCAGATCAGGCGGCCCGCCAAGTCGCCGAGGCCTTCAAACCGCTTTGGGGGACGGTCCTGTCTTCTCTTCCGAACAATCGTTATCTCCTCGACGTCACCGCTGAAAGTGGTGCGTACGTGGGGATGGAACTGGAGATCTTCCGCGAAGGAGAGCCCTTCAGGCATCCGGTCACCGGTCAAGTCCTCGGCCGGATGGATCTCCCGGTGGGAGTGGTCCGGTTGGTAGAGGTCCAGGACCAGTTTTCCGTCGCCGAGATAGTCCAGCTCGAAGAAGGGGAAAAGTGCCGGCAGGGAGACGGGGT
Above is a window of Candidatus Methylomirabilota bacterium DNA encoding:
- the mce gene encoding methylmalonyl-CoA epimerase; translated protein: MIKKVAHIAVAVRSVDQASRFFETVLGLHCERTEVVETEKAKVAFLPVGDTEIELVEGVGKGNPLEKFLEKRGEGIHHICLEVANLDESMKQLREAGVPLLDDAPRPGADGTRVAFIHPKGAHGILIELVEVPGSGQSLNPEP